The proteins below come from a single Paracoccus sp. SCSIO 75233 genomic window:
- a CDS encoding TonB-dependent receptor, with translation MKSAYYYRFVTGTLGALLGGAALPVLAQEITAESDPVVLDTIVITAAGFAQQIVDAPATITVIDSDDIASKPYSSVADVMRDIPGVVVSAPSSRSGGEQVSIRGLGEEYVLTLIDGKPIGNSQEATYNGYGSGLAKTYLPPPSAIERIEVIRGPMSSLYGSAASGGVINIITKPVADVWSGSTTVGLTSYKNGDAGDAREARFYLSGPVSDRLGLALFGSYHDRDKDRMVVSGRSGDTLQSQEIDRKSLGARLNWVLNDMQDLSFEVASSTNDTETTTLETGDSNGIGVDRMNYSIRHNLSWGTGYETTSFVTFEDVDFENGNNVSGYEMLNFNSKTNMAFGNHEMTVGIDYRDEKTVHDLDRFLSDPRDQNARPNAAMERWHWALFGEDNYSINDDLTVTMGLRYDDNEKYGSKVTPRVYGVWHATDALTIKGGVSGGYNVPSLKQADSNIFESAGGGRGSDQGNTDLKPEETTNFEIGAIWESAGGAQLGLTAYHTRFKNGIDRNTVCDIAVDTDCGQRPNGDPNQWIRQYVNRDRAELSGIEATADFSLGDVDIAMNYTYADSKITKGEAEGERFNNNPRHVVNIGVDWQATPALNTWANAQYRSDTFDTGSSFVEEHATFDIGVHYDVNDNFRASAAVYNVGDKTFGTTNYNDGRRYFVGLTSTF, from the coding sequence ATGAAATCCGCATATTACTATCGCTTTGTAACCGGCACGTTAGGTGCTTTGCTGGGTGGTGCAGCACTGCCCGTTTTAGCGCAAGAAATCACCGCCGAAAGCGATCCGGTTGTTCTGGATACCATTGTCATCACGGCGGCGGGCTTCGCGCAGCAGATTGTCGATGCACCGGCGACGATTACGGTGATCGACAGCGATGATATCGCGTCGAAGCCCTATTCCAGTGTTGCGGATGTGATGCGTGATATTCCCGGCGTGGTTGTCAGCGCGCCGTCTTCGCGTTCGGGCGGGGAGCAGGTGTCGATCCGGGGCCTCGGTGAGGAATATGTTCTGACGCTGATCGATGGCAAACCAATCGGCAACTCGCAGGAAGCGACCTATAACGGCTATGGCAGCGGCCTCGCCAAGACCTATCTGCCGCCGCCGTCGGCCATCGAGCGGATCGAGGTGATCCGTGGGCCGATGTCCTCGCTTTACGGTTCTGCCGCATCGGGCGGCGTGATCAATATCATCACCAAACCTGTTGCAGATGTCTGGTCCGGTTCGACCACGGTCGGATTGACCAGCTACAAGAACGGGGATGCGGGTGATGCGCGCGAGGCGCGGTTCTATCTCAGCGGTCCGGTTTCGGATCGGCTCGGGCTGGCGCTGTTCGGGTCGTATCACGACCGCGACAAGGACAGGATGGTTGTGTCTGGTCGCAGCGGTGACACATTGCAGTCGCAGGAGATCGACCGGAAATCGCTCGGCGCGCGGCTGAACTGGGTCCTCAACGATATGCAGGATCTTTCCTTCGAGGTCGCTTCGAGCACGAACGATACCGAGACGACCACATTGGAAACCGGCGACTCGAACGGGATCGGCGTCGACCGGATGAACTATAGCATCCGGCATAATCTCAGCTGGGGTACGGGGTATGAAACCACCTCCTTCGTGACCTTCGAGGATGTCGATTTCGAGAATGGTAATAACGTCTCGGGCTACGAGATGCTGAACTTCAACTCGAAAACAAACATGGCTTTCGGCAATCATGAGATGACCGTCGGCATCGATTATCGCGATGAAAAAACCGTGCATGATCTGGACCGCTTCCTGTCCGATCCGCGCGACCAGAACGCGAGACCGAATGCAGCGATGGAGCGCTGGCACTGGGCGTTGTTCGGTGAGGATAACTACAGCATCAATGACGATCTGACCGTGACGATGGGTCTGCGCTACGACGATAACGAGAAATATGGATCCAAGGTCACGCCCCGCGTCTATGGCGTGTGGCATGCGACCGATGCGCTGACCATCAAGGGCGGTGTCAGCGGCGGTTACAATGTGCCGTCACTGAAACAGGCCGACAGCAATATCTTTGAGTCTGCCGGTGGCGGACGCGGCAGCGATCAGGGCAATACCGATCTGAAACCCGAAGAAACCACCAATTTCGAAATCGGCGCGATCTGGGAAAGTGCGGGCGGGGCGCAGCTTGGCCTGACCGCATATCACACCCGCTTCAAGAACGGCATCGACCGGAATACGGTCTGTGATATTGCCGTCGACACCGATTGCGGGCAGCGGCCAAATGGCGACCCCAACCAGTGGATCCGTCAATATGTAAACCGCGACCGTGCCGAGTTGAGCGGCATCGAAGCGACCGCCGATTTCTCGCTGGGCGATGTCGATATCGCGATGAACTACACCTATGCCGACAGCAAGATCACAAAGGGCGAGGCCGAGGGCGAGCGGTTCAACAACAATCCGCGCCACGTCGTCAATATCGGCGTCGACTGGCAGGCAACTCCGGCGCTGAATACCTGGGCGAACGCGCAGTATCGCAGCGATACCTTCGATACCGGATCGTCCTTCGTTGAAGAGCACGCCACGTTTGATATCGGCGTGCATTATGACGTCAACGACAATTTCCGCGCCAGCGCAGCGGTTTACAATGTCGGCGACAAGACCTTCGGTACGACCAATTATAATGACGGCCGTCGCTACTTCGTCGGTCTGACAAGCACGTTCTGA
- a CDS encoding heavy metal translocating P-type ATPase, with the protein MPEEGKAIDPVCGMQVTIKPEARQREYDGETFYFCSDGCQSKFDGDPWFYASGAAARVETSTPAGTQWTCPMHPEIIRDEPGACPICGMALEPMVPSDEPSEELTDFTRRLWISVAAAVPLLILTMGEMVGIPVRDWIGHRTAIWLEFLLATPIVLWAARPFFQRGLDSFRNRSPNMWTLISLGVGAAYLYSLFATFLPGIFPEEYRMGETVGTYYEAAVVIVALVFVGQVLELRARERTGDAIRALMDLAPKMARRILPDGTEYDAPLENIMAGDLLRVRPGDSVPVDGEVVEGRSSVDESMITGEPVPVEKVQGDRVTGGTINKNGSLAIRTTDVGADTVLAQIVQMVAGARRSKAPIQGLADRVSAIFVPTVVVIAILAFIVWLIFGPSPSFVFAIASAVSVLIIACPCALGLATPISITTAAGRGAQAGVLVKNAEALELMADVDTLIVDKTGTLTEGKPALTDVTSFGDVPEDELLSAAAALERASEHPLAEAIVDGAKQRGLGLGSGEEFEAITGKGVIGKVDGRDVALGNNALMKSLGIDCDTGEDTADRLRGEGKTAMFVALDGKLAGLVAVADPIKSTAGAAIRDLHEQGIRVIMATGDNERTAQAVASQLGIDEVRAGMLPEGKKDLIDGLRDKGRKVAMAGDGVNDAPALASADVGIAMGTGADVAVESAGLTLLGGDLTGIVRARKLAVATMRNIRQNLFFAFAYNTAGIPIAAGVLYPVFGVLLSPMIAAAAMSLSSVSVIANALRLKRVKL; encoded by the coding sequence ATGCCTGAAGAGGGTAAGGCTATTGACCCGGTCTGCGGCATGCAGGTGACCATCAAACCGGAGGCTCGGCAGCGCGAATATGACGGCGAAACCTTCTATTTCTGCTCCGATGGGTGTCAGTCGAAATTCGACGGCGATCCGTGGTTCTACGCATCCGGTGCCGCGGCCCGGGTTGAGACATCGACCCCCGCAGGCACGCAATGGACCTGCCCGATGCACCCCGAGATCATCCGCGACGAACCCGGTGCCTGCCCGATCTGTGGCATGGCGCTTGAACCGATGGTCCCCTCGGATGAGCCGAGTGAGGAACTGACCGATTTCACCCGCAGGCTGTGGATCAGCGTTGCAGCGGCTGTGCCGCTGCTGATCCTGACGATGGGGGAGATGGTCGGCATTCCGGTCCGCGACTGGATCGGACACCGGACGGCGATTTGGCTGGAGTTCCTTCTGGCAACGCCGATTGTGCTGTGGGCGGCGCGGCCCTTCTTCCAGCGCGGACTGGATTCGTTTCGGAACCGTTCCCCGAATATGTGGACGCTGATTTCCCTCGGGGTCGGGGCGGCGTATCTCTATTCGCTGTTTGCGACCTTCCTGCCGGGTATCTTCCCTGAAGAATACCGTATGGGCGAAACCGTCGGCACCTATTACGAGGCCGCCGTGGTCATTGTTGCGCTGGTGTTCGTCGGGCAGGTGCTGGAGCTACGGGCGCGTGAACGAACCGGCGACGCTATCCGCGCGCTGATGGATCTGGCACCAAAGATGGCGCGCCGGATCCTGCCGGATGGCACGGAATACGACGCACCGCTGGAGAATATCATGGCCGGCGACCTGTTGCGGGTGCGGCCCGGCGACAGCGTGCCGGTTGATGGCGAAGTGGTCGAGGGGCGCTCCTCGGTCGATGAAAGTATGATCACGGGCGAACCCGTGCCGGTCGAAAAGGTCCAAGGCGACCGCGTGACCGGCGGCACGATCAACAAGAACGGCTCGCTGGCAATCCGCACCACCGATGTGGGCGCAGATACCGTGCTGGCGCAGATCGTGCAGATGGTGGCAGGCGCCCGGCGGTCCAAGGCGCCGATCCAGGGTCTGGCCGACCGCGTGTCCGCCATTTTCGTGCCGACGGTTGTGGTGATCGCCATTCTGGCTTTCATCGTCTGGCTGATCTTTGGCCCCAGCCCGTCCTTCGTCTTCGCCATCGCGTCGGCTGTCTCGGTGCTGATCATCGCGTGCCCCTGTGCGCTTGGGCTGGCGACGCCGATTTCGATCACCACAGCTGCCGGGCGCGGCGCGCAGGCGGGCGTTCTGGTCAAGAATGCCGAGGCGCTGGAGCTGATGGCCGATGTCGATACGCTGATCGTCGACAAGACCGGCACGCTGACCGAAGGCAAGCCGGCGTTGACCGATGTGACCAGCTTCGGAGATGTCCCCGAGGATGAATTGCTGTCCGCCGCCGCCGCACTGGAGCGCGCTTCCGAGCATCCGCTGGCCGAAGCGATTGTCGACGGTGCAAAGCAACGCGGTCTGGGCCTTGGCAGTGGGGAGGAGTTCGAGGCGATCACCGGCAAGGGCGTCATCGGCAAGGTTGATGGCCGCGATGTGGCGCTTGGCAACAATGCGCTGATGAAATCACTCGGCATCGACTGCGATACGGGCGAGGATACCGCCGACCGTCTTCGGGGTGAAGGCAAGACGGCGATGTTCGTGGCGCTGGACGGAAAGCTGGCAGGCCTCGTCGCCGTCGCCGATCCGATCAAATCTACCGCCGGGGCTGCGATCCGCGACCTGCATGAACAGGGGATCAGGGTGATCATGGCCACGGGTGACAATGAACGCACGGCGCAGGCGGTCGCATCGCAGCTGGGTATTGACGAGGTCCGCGCGGGAATGCTGCCCGAGGGCAAGAAGGATCTGATCGACGGCCTGCGCGACAAGGGCCGCAAGGTCGCTATGGCAGGGGATGGCGTGAACGATGCACCGGCCCTCGCCTCGGCAGATGTCGGTATCGCCATGGGAACCGGCGCCGATGTGGCGGTCGAAAGCGCCGGCCTGACCCTGCTCGGCGGCGACCTGACCGGCATCGTCCGCGCCCGCAAGCTGGCCGTGGCAACGATGCGCAATATCCGCCAGAACCTGTTCTTCGCATTCGCCTATAACACGGCAGGCATCCCGATCGCCGCCGGCGTGCTGTACCCGGTCTTCGGCGTGCTCCTGTCACCCATGATCGCAGCGGCCGCCATGTCGCTATCCTCGGTCTCCGTCATTGCTAATGCGCTGAGGCTGAAGCGGGTGAAGTTGTAA
- a CDS encoding metal-sensitive transcriptional regulator, with product MPHSKQNSDAILKRLSRLNGQVQGVSRMVEEGRYCVDILNQTAAIRSALRAVERLLIEDHARSCMEDAIQSGDQERQRVMFREVVGLLEKVRE from the coding sequence ATGCCGCATAGCAAGCAAAACAGTGACGCAATCCTGAAACGCCTGTCGCGATTGAACGGTCAGGTGCAAGGCGTCTCGCGCATGGTCGAAGAAGGCCGGTACTGTGTCGATATTCTGAACCAGACGGCGGCCATCCGGTCCGCCCTTCGGGCGGTCGAGCGTCTGCTTATCGAAGATCACGCCCGAAGCTGCATGGAAGACGCGATCCAGTCCGGTGATCAGGAACGTCAGCGTGTCATGTTCCGCGAAGTCGTCGGCTTGCTGGAAAAAGTTCGCGAATAA
- the arsH gene encoding arsenical resistance protein ArsH: MRKETGLPDTPALDESHFRTIDPNSLFPAARTTSPPKFLLLYGSLRERSFSRFAAEEAARILQRFGAETRIFNPSGLPLPDDAPVDHPKVAELRDLVTWCDGMVWSSPERHGAMTGIMKTQIDWIPLSLGAVRPTQGKTLAVMQVSGGSQSFNAVNQLRILGRWMRCLTIPNQSSVPKAFQQFDEEGRMKPSPYYDRIVDVMEELVRFTLLTRDIREHLVDRYSERKESGAELISRVNTTAAR; the protein is encoded by the coding sequence ATGCGGAAGGAAACCGGATTGCCTGACACGCCTGCACTCGACGAAAGCCATTTCAGGACAATTGATCCGAACTCTCTCTTTCCGGCCGCAAGAACGACGTCTCCGCCGAAATTTTTGCTGCTTTATGGTTCGCTTCGGGAACGCAGCTTTTCGCGGTTCGCCGCCGAGGAAGCCGCGCGGATCCTGCAACGCTTCGGGGCTGAGACAAGGATCTTCAACCCGTCCGGCCTGCCTTTGCCGGACGATGCCCCGGTCGATCATCCGAAGGTCGCGGAACTGCGCGATCTGGTGACATGGTGCGACGGCATGGTCTGGTCGTCGCCGGAACGGCATGGCGCGATGACCGGCATCATGAAAACCCAGATCGACTGGATCCCGCTATCGCTCGGCGCAGTTCGCCCGACACAGGGCAAGACGCTGGCGGTGATGCAGGTCTCCGGCGGCTCGCAGAGCTTTAACGCCGTGAACCAGCTTCGCATCCTTGGCCGTTGGATGCGCTGCCTGACGATCCCCAACCAGTCCTCTGTCCCCAAGGCGTTCCAGCAGTTCGACGAGGAAGGGCGGATGAAACCGTCGCCCTATTACGACCGGATCGTCGATGTGATGGAAGAGCTGGTCCGCTTCACGCTTCTGACGCGCGATATTCGTGAGCATCTCGTTGATCGCTATTCCGAACGTAAGGAAAGCGGCGCGGAGCTGATCAGCAGGGTCAACACCACTGCGGCCCGGTAA
- the arsC gene encoding arsenate reductase (glutaredoxin) (This arsenate reductase requires both glutathione and glutaredoxin to convert arsenate to arsenite, after which the efflux transporter formed by ArsA and ArsB can extrude the arsenite from the cell, providing resistance.) codes for MTIVIHHNPDCGTSRNVLDIIRKSGEEPVVIEYLKEGWTRPQLLALFAAADLTPREALRVSKSPAAELGLTDPAVSDDDLLDAMLEHPVLVNRPIVCSPKGVRLCRPSETVLDLLEKLPPGPLHKEDGELIIDAEGNRIA; via the coding sequence ATGACCATCGTTATCCATCACAATCCCGATTGCGGGACATCCCGCAACGTCCTCGACATCATCCGCAAATCCGGCGAAGAGCCGGTTGTGATCGAGTATCTGAAAGAGGGCTGGACACGCCCGCAGCTTCTGGCGCTGTTCGCGGCTGCCGATCTGACGCCCCGCGAAGCACTGCGGGTCAGCAAGTCGCCCGCCGCCGAGCTTGGCCTGACCGATCCGGCCGTGTCGGACGACGACCTGCTGGACGCCATGCTGGAACATCCGGTATTGGTGAACCGTCCTATTGTGTGCTCGCCGAAAGGGGTGCGCCTGTGCCGCCCCTCCGAAACGGTCCTCGACCTGCTGGAAAAACTGCCGCCGGGACCGCTGCACAAAGAGGACGGGGAACTGATTATCGATGCGGAAGGAAACCGGATTGCCTGA
- a CDS encoding MIP/aquaporin family protein, translating into MTFTPSRRLVAEGLGTLLLVCTVVGSGIMADALSADDAVSLLGNTIPTGAILIVLITLFGPVSGAHFNPAVTLVFALRRELPVTLAVGYVVAQIAGGILGSFLAHAMFDLPVVQISQKLRTGDGQWLAEVVATFGLLASILIGLRVKAEAIPWLVGLYITAAYWFTASTSFANPAVAIARGFSDSFAGIRPLDVPAFVVAEIIGALIAAWFVAWLFQPQAAQQDNVK; encoded by the coding sequence ATGACATTTACCCCGTCCCGCCGCCTCGTCGCCGAGGGGCTCGGCACCCTGTTGCTGGTCTGTACCGTGGTCGGGTCGGGCATCATGGCGGACGCGCTGTCCGCCGATGATGCTGTCTCGCTGCTGGGCAACACGATCCCGACCGGCGCCATCCTGATCGTGCTGATCACGTTGTTCGGCCCCGTCTCGGGCGCACATTTCAACCCCGCCGTGACGCTTGTGTTTGCGCTGCGCCGGGAATTGCCGGTGACGCTTGCGGTTGGCTATGTCGTGGCGCAGATCGCGGGCGGCATTCTCGGCTCCTTTCTGGCGCATGCGATGTTTGACCTGCCAGTGGTGCAGATCTCGCAGAAGCTGCGCACCGGGGATGGGCAATGGCTGGCGGAGGTCGTGGCCACGTTCGGGCTGCTTGCCAGCATCCTCATCGGGCTTCGCGTCAAGGCGGAGGCGATCCCGTGGCTTGTCGGTCTGTATATCACGGCAGCTTACTGGTTCACGGCCTCGACCAGCTTCGCCAATCCTGCCGTTGCCATTGCGCGCGGTTTCTCCGACAGCTTCGCGGGGATCAGGCCCTTGGATGTGCCGGCTTTCGTCGTGGCGGAGATCATCGGCGCATTGATCGCCGCATGGTTCGTCGCATGGCTGTTCCAGCCACAGGCGGCACAGCAGGACAACGTCAAATAA
- a CDS encoding arsenate reductase ArsC: protein MPDKYNVLFLCTGNSARSIIAEAVLNREGIGKFRGFSAGSKPKGDVHPYTIDLLKRLNYNTDFARSKSWDEFATPDAPKMDFVFTVCDQAAAEECPYWPGQPMTAHWGLPDPAAATGTEAEIRLAFSETYRMLRNRISIFASLPMKSLDKLSLQEKLDEIGKTKEGSETA, encoded by the coding sequence ATGCCTGACAAGTACAACGTGCTGTTCCTATGTACCGGAAACTCCGCCCGGTCGATCATTGCCGAAGCCGTTCTCAACCGGGAAGGTATCGGCAAGTTTCGCGGCTTCTCTGCCGGATCGAAACCGAAAGGGGATGTGCATCCCTATACGATCGACCTGCTGAAGCGGCTGAATTACAACACCGATTTCGCCCGATCGAAAAGCTGGGACGAATTCGCGACGCCGGATGCGCCCAAGATGGATTTCGTCTTCACCGTTTGCGATCAGGCAGCGGCGGAAGAATGCCCCTACTGGCCGGGTCAGCCGATGACCGCGCATTGGGGCCTGCCGGACCCTGCCGCCGCGACCGGGACGGAGGCTGAAATCCGGCTCGCCTTCAGTGAAACCTACCGGATGCTGCGCAACCGGATTTCGATCTTTGCCAGCCTGCCGATGAAGTCGCTCGACAAGCTGTCGCTTCAGGAAAAGCTGGACGAGATCGGGAAGACCAAGGAAGGGTCCGAGACCGCATGA
- a CDS encoding helix-turn-helix transcriptional regulator produces MDKNRALTSLAALGQDTRLDVFRLLVKAGRDGMLAGEISTALNVRQNTMSANLSVLLHAGLVRNEREGRAIRYFADMTHMRGLLSFLLEDCCGGKPELCEPLLEELICNC; encoded by the coding sequence ATGGATAAGAATCGCGCTCTCACATCTCTGGCCGCCCTTGGACAGGACACAAGGCTCGATGTCTTTCGCCTGCTGGTGAAGGCTGGGCGTGATGGGATGCTGGCCGGTGAAATATCGACCGCACTCAATGTCCGGCAGAACACGATGTCGGCCAATCTGTCGGTTCTGTTGCACGCCGGGCTGGTGCGGAATGAGCGTGAGGGCAGGGCGATCAGATATTTCGCCGACATGACCCATATGCGCGGGCTGCTGTCGTTTCTGCTTGAGGATTGCTGCGGCGGAAAGCCGGAGCTGTGCGAGCCCTTGCTCGAAGAGTTAATCTGTAATTGCTGA
- a CDS encoding FAD-binding oxidoreductase, translating to MTNAAGPGAKAGYRPVKTDSLWETTLDNLAGQKIVVLGAGIVGVCVALELQARGGQVTLVDRAEPGSETSFGNAGVISRSSLVPLNNPTLWSKLPRLLTNRTCALRYSLPFILRNPGWAISFLANARREAFNKTATALDALIRLSAPLHLDLLAAAKETGRLNDTGWFFLYRRDADFQKSALALNIYQQFGVQAEILDAPTLQQHEPGLKPIFARAVWVKDCYSVNAPGAVVRAYADLFAARGGEIRKADIREVAKDGDSWRVVTDSSTLSADKVVVALGPWSRKLLESSGMRVPMGYERGYHMHYSGAASGPHPSLTRPVFDVSGGYVLSPMAEGLRLTTGVELTEIDAAPNHAQLNMAEAAAYQAIELGERLDPQPWLGHRPTMPDSRPVIGEAPNRRGLFLAFGHQHIGFSTAPGTARILADLMERKATEIPAAPFAPERFIR from the coding sequence TTGACAAATGCGGCTGGTCCCGGCGCGAAAGCCGGATATAGACCCGTCAAAACAGATTCGCTTTGGGAGACCACGCTGGATAATCTGGCAGGCCAAAAAATCGTCGTCCTCGGCGCGGGCATCGTCGGGGTCTGTGTGGCACTGGAGCTACAGGCGCGCGGCGGACAGGTGACGCTGGTCGACCGCGCGGAGCCGGGTTCAGAGACGTCTTTCGGGAATGCCGGTGTCATTTCCCGTTCGTCACTGGTGCCGCTCAACAACCCCACGCTTTGGTCGAAACTGCCGCGACTGCTGACCAACCGCACATGCGCGCTGCGCTATTCGCTGCCCTTCATCCTGCGCAATCCCGGCTGGGCGATCAGCTTTCTGGCGAATGCACGGCGGGAGGCTTTCAACAAGACCGCGACCGCTCTCGACGCGCTGATCCGCCTGTCAGCACCGCTGCATCTCGATCTTCTGGCGGCGGCGAAGGAAACCGGCAGGCTCAACGACACCGGCTGGTTCTTCCTTTATCGCCGCGACGCGGATTTCCAGAAATCGGCGCTGGCGCTGAACATCTATCAACAGTTTGGGGTTCAGGCAGAAATCCTCGATGCACCGACATTGCAACAGCACGAACCCGGGTTAAAGCCGATCTTCGCGCGCGCGGTTTGGGTAAAGGACTGCTATTCCGTGAATGCTCCGGGGGCGGTCGTGCGCGCCTATGCCGATCTGTTTGCGGCGAGGGGCGGAGAAATCCGCAAGGCAGATATCCGGGAAGTTGCAAAGGACGGCGATAGCTGGCGGGTCGTGACGGACAGTTCCACGCTGAGCGCGGACAAGGTCGTCGTCGCACTGGGGCCGTGGTCGCGCAAACTGCTCGAAAGCTCGGGGATGCGGGTGCCGATGGGGTATGAACGCGGCTACCATATGCATTATTCAGGTGCGGCTTCCGGGCCTCATCCCTCCCTGACCCGTCCGGTCTTTGACGTCAGCGGCGGCTATGTTCTGTCCCCGATGGCAGAAGGGTTGCGCCTGACCACGGGCGTGGAGCTGACCGAAATCGACGCCGCCCCCAATCACGCGCAGCTCAATATGGCCGAAGCAGCCGCATATCAGGCCATCGAGCTTGGCGAACGGCTTGACCCGCAACCCTGGCTCGGCCACCGGCCAACCATGCCCGACAGCCGTCCGGTCATCGGCGAAGCGCCGAACCGCAGGGGGCTGTTTCTTGCCTTCGGCCATCAGCATATAGGGTTCAGCACCGCGCCCGGAACGGCCCGCATTCTGGCCGATCTGATGGAGCGAAAAGCGACGGAGATTCCTGCCGCACCATTCGCCCCTGAGCGATTCATACGATAG
- a CDS encoding Lrp/AsnC family transcriptional regulator — protein MTISDKDRQLLTVLSEDARMPIAVLARRLGLSRTTVQARLERMEREGVVAGYVVRLSDSYWRNIVRAHVMIVLKEKALGGVVQALRSLPEISAVHSVSGSVDLIAEVAAPSISDLDRTIDRIGEMDGVARTQSSVILSTRFQR, from the coding sequence ATGACGATTTCTGACAAGGACCGGCAGCTTCTGACCGTGTTATCGGAGGATGCAAGGATGCCGATTGCGGTCCTTGCGCGTCGTCTGGGGCTGTCGCGGACCACGGTTCAGGCGCGACTTGAGCGTATGGAGCGTGAGGGCGTGGTGGCGGGATATGTGGTTCGGCTGTCGGACAGCTATTGGCGCAATATCGTCCGCGCGCATGTCATGATTGTCCTGAAGGAAAAGGCGCTTGGCGGCGTGGTTCAGGCGCTTCGCAGCCTGCCGGAGATCAGTGCGGTCCACTCGGTCAGCGGCAGCGTCGATCTGATTGCAGAGGTGGCGGCACCGTCGATCAGCGATCTCGACCGGACGATTGACAGGATTGGCGAGATGGATGGGGTTGCCAGAACCCAGTCCTCGGTCATTCTGTCGACGCGCTTCCAGCGCTGA
- a CDS encoding saccharopine dehydrogenase family protein — translation MEKIAVLGLGKVGSLAAELLNERGFQVTGLDNAVTDHDRPYQVKPVDVADVAALEAELAQVDGLLSCLPFHLNINVAKTAHAAGIHYFDLTEDVPTTKAIIELSKTSKGLMAPQCGLAPGFVGIVGADLISKFDDCRSCKMRVGALPQHPTGLMGYAFNWSPAGVVNEYLNDCEVIEEGTVKWVSAMEWVEKHVIGGVELEAFTTSGGLGTMCETYKDRVPNMDYKTMRYPGHVKLMNFFFHELLMRERRAEAEDILVNAKPPVKDDVVYVHVAAEGTTGGKLARKEFVRAYYPLDLAGQQRPAIAWTTASSVVAVIEMVREGTLPQQGFLKQEDIPMDALLNTPTGSAFAGGLV, via the coding sequence ATGGAAAAAATCGCAGTGCTCGGCCTTGGAAAGGTCGGCAGCCTTGCCGCGGAGTTGCTGAACGAGCGCGGCTTTCAGGTCACCGGCCTCGACAACGCGGTCACGGATCATGATCGCCCCTATCAGGTGAAGCCCGTCGATGTGGCAGATGTCGCGGCGCTTGAAGCGGAGCTGGCACAGGTGGACGGGCTGCTCTCCTGCCTGCCCTTTCACCTGAACATCAACGTGGCGAAAACAGCCCACGCCGCCGGCATCCATTATTTCGACCTGACCGAGGATGTGCCGACGACCAAGGCGATTATCGAACTGTCGAAAACCTCGAAAGGTCTGATGGCCCCGCAATGCGGTCTTGCCCCCGGTTTCGTCGGCATCGTCGGTGCCGATCTGATCTCCAAATTCGACGACTGCCGGTCCTGCAAGATGCGCGTCGGCGCCCTGCCCCAGCACCCGACCGGACTGATGGGCTACGCCTTCAACTGGTCGCCCGCCGGTGTCGTCAACGAATATCTGAACGATTGCGAGGTTATCGAGGAAGGGACCGTCAAATGGGTCTCGGCAATGGAATGGGTCGAGAAACACGTCATCGGCGGCGTCGAACTCGAAGCCTTCACCACCTCCGGCGGGCTCGGCACGATGTGCGAGACCTATAAGGACCGGGTGCCGAACATGGACTACAAAACCATGCGTTATCCCGGTCACGTCAAGCTGATGAATTTCTTCTTCCACGAATTGCTGATGCGTGAACGCCGGGCCGAGGCCGAGGATATCCTCGTCAACGCAAAGCCGCCGGTGAAGGACGATGTGGTCTATGTCCATGTCGCCGCCGAAGGCACGACCGGCGGCAAGCTAGCGCGAAAGGAATTCGTGCGCGCCTACTACCCGCTGGACCTCGCCGGCCAGCAGCGCCCCGCCATCGCATGGACAACCGCAAGCTCTGTCGTCGCCGTGATCGAGATGGTCCGCGAAGGCACCCTGCCACAGCAGGGCTTCCTGAAACAGGAGGATATCCCGATGGACGCACTTCTGAACACCCCGACGGGGTCGGCATTTGCGGGTGGTCTGGTTTAG